The genomic window TTTGCGGACAGAGGTATGCCTAACGCAAAACGCTCTATGCATATGGTATTCACCGGTAATCCTGGCACAGCAAAAACCACAGTTGCAAGGCTATTTGCGCAGATATTGAAGGATAACAAGATCCTCTCTGTTGGTAATATTATTGAATGTGGGAGAAGTAATCTTGTCGGAAAATATGTTGGATGGACAGCGGTACAGGTCAAGCAGTTGTTTCAGAAAGCGCAGGGTTCGGTGCTATTTATTGATGAGGCATATTCACTCTGCGATGACCGCAATGGTTTGTTCGGAGATGAGGCTATCAATACTATCGTGCAGGAAATGGAGAATCAGCGAGAGGATATGGTTGTTATCTTTGCCGGATATCCAAAAGAAATGAAAGATTTTATTGACCGCAATCCGGGACTGAGATCTCGCATATCATTCTATGTCGATTTCAAGGATTATTCACCGTCGGAGCTTTATGATATAACAAAGCATATCGCTGGGAACAACGGATATAAGATGGCAGATGATACATATGAGAAACTTATCCCGATATTTGAAGCCTCCGTAGGTACAACAAATCACGGTAACGGACGATATGCAAGAAATCTTGTTGAGAAAGCGCAGCTTGCTCAGGCGTTAAGGCTTTCAAAATGCGACCTTTCAGCGCTGACAGGTGACGAGCTCTTGACACTTAAAGCAGAGGACTTTTCAAACTTCAATATCGGAATATCAGATAATGAAAACCAGCCGGCTTGCAGGATAGGCTTCAAGGTAGGATGAGAAGATTTTTATTATTCTTTTATATAAAATGATAATAGAGAGCATTAATTGACAGAAAGGCGGTACCTATGAAATGTATCTGCACACTTGCTACTCTTCCGGAAAATCTTGACAGTATCACAGATGAATACGCAGCAATGCTAAATGATTACTTCAAGCTCGAGCAGCCTCTCTCCGCCGGGCGGTTTGGTGAGATACTTGATGTTTTTCCCGAACACAACCGCAGCGTACTATTGCTCCATATTTGCGAGGGTATGAGCCTCACGGAGATATCCGCAATAAGTAATTCCAACGTAATGCGTATAAAACAGGTTTTCGACAAAGCCGAGCGTATGATGAATTACAAAATACAAAACGTCAGCAAGAAGCAAATAAGAGACTATCTTGACAAAACGGAGGACAACGTATGAAGATACTGAACATTCACGGCTATCACGGAAGCCCGAGGAACAGTGCATACAAGGCGCTTGATCCTTTCGGGTGCGAGATCATAGCACCCGAGCTGGACTATGACAGCGTATCGCCCGAGAACATTCTCGGCGGTTTGAAATACATTCTTACTGACAAACGCCCTGACATTGTTGTCGGGACGAGCCTCGGTGGATTTTATGCGGCGGTGCTGAGTGCTCAGCATAATTGTCCCGTGATACTTATCAATCCCTTTCTGATGTCATTTCTGACATTCGACGGTGATGTTCGCCCACGCAAGGATACAAAGGCTCTGATCGGGCTGTTCGGCTCGCTCTCAAAAATCGACATCAGCAATGTGAGCTGTATCGTTGGAGATAACGATGAGCTGCTCGGTGACCACAGGTTTACGGAAAAACTACTCGGCAACGCACGCTTTCGCCGTATTTCCGGAGGAGGACATTCGGGGCACACGCTGCCGCTGAAAGACTTTTTTGCTAAGATACTGCCTTACTATACGGATACTCTGCCACGGAAGGA from Ruminococcus sp. NK3A76 includes these protein-coding regions:
- a CDS encoding YqiA/YcfP family alpha/beta fold hydrolase; this encodes MKILNIHGYHGSPRNSAYKALDPFGCEIIAPELDYDSVSPENILGGLKYILTDKRPDIVVGTSLGGFYAAVLSAQHNCPVILINPFLMSFLTFDGDVRPRKDTKALIGLFGSLSKIDISNVSCIVGDNDELLGDHRFTEKLLGNARFRRISGGGHSGHTLPLKDFFAKILPYYTDTLPRKEWFPGIDEY
- a CDS encoding sigma-70 family RNA polymerase sigma factor, with the translated sequence MKCICTLATLPENLDSITDEYAAMLNDYFKLEQPLSAGRFGEILDVFPEHNRSVLLLHICEGMSLTEISAISNSNVMRIKQVFDKAERMMNYKIQNVSKKQIRDYLDKTEDNV